The Macrobrachium nipponense isolate FS-2020 chromosome 8, ASM1510439v2, whole genome shotgun sequence nucleotide sequence aggtaaacgtcccggttactttgaaaacaattaaaggggacatgagtcgcaaaaaacagtgaactgagtctatttggggtcagggtggggtcaagttttattcccgtagagttacgtgacatcacaggggtagaaaagtggagtcaatttggggtgggggttgaaatgttggtttttattcccggagagttacgtgacgtcacagggggtaggaaaggtggagtcaatttggggtcgggggttgaaagaatggttttattcccagagagttacgtgacgtcacagtgtagaatagtggagtccaatttggggtgaggggttgaaatgttggtttttattcccagagagttacgtgacgtcacagggggtaggaaaggtggagtcaatttgggtcgggggtgaaagaatggtttttattcccagagagttacgtgacgtcacagggtagaatagtggagtcaatttggggtgagggttgaaatgtttggtttttattcccagagagttacgtgacgtcacagggggtaggaaaggtggagtcaatttgggtcaggggttgaaagaatggttttattcccagagagttacgtgacgtcacagggtagaatagtggagtcaatttggggtgaggggttgaaatgttggtttttattcccggagagttacgtgacgtcacagggggtaggaaaggtggagtcaatttggggtcaggggttgaaagaatggttttattcccagagagttacgtgacgtcacagggtagaatagtggagtcaatttggggtgaggggttgaaatgttggtttttattcccggagagttagtGCGTcacgggggtaggaaaggtggagtcatttggggtcagggttgaaaatGGTTTTTACccagagttacgtgacgtcacagggtagaatagtggagtcgttTGGGAATGGTTTAGGGGCGGGGACCCCCCTTATAGTCTGTACGACATGAGCTTGTAGGGCAAATTGGAAAgtatggggtcaggggtggcccgCCCCCAGATAGTGGAGGTTGAAGGATGTTTTATCTTATACATGTACgtacaggggtagaaaagtggagtcgatttgggttaggggaggccacgcccccctaatatgagctcatgtacgtacatgagcttgtaagccaaatggagtcaattatgagctcatgtacgtacatgaacttatcatacatatggagtcaagcagtacaggcctgtgtgtgcgcctcacggatggtggaactattaaacaaagtcaaacaattgtaacacatcccacccgcgtgctcaatcccccgcccctgcttgaatccgtgtcggaacttcttcacgaatgccaacatatctttaatcatgcgacgtggtcgtcagtgattaatacaacgtgaccaaatgagggctttggggttaccacctttcctcgctaGATGTACCGTcaatgttttttccgctgttttccccatgaataattcacataatttatacagatatatgttgaggttattccccttttctaatgttttgaaagagtcatgggtcaacggcatatctggcgTGTGTTtatattaaattgtcccctccccatcctcctcattaagacacgagggaggttgttaatacgtgtgggaTGGGTTATCTCGcagtacaacgtacgcttctaaacgctgtaacgacacagttgtacccggactgaatattgataacctgatcactaccgcggactcccttgggatatacctggaagttattaatattcactaactcacgccgcgtgatatgaagttcaaccctatctagcgaggtcatacaccaacccgaaccctcagtacggttgagtctttcttccaagttattagctataaactcaatagcctcctccagggagtcatagatcgagtcaatcgtagtgagggtgggtggagtacatacatagaaagcacttttttcattcatgtcgcctagcatcctcacgctggtgataataacgcacaagtatagcatagccgaTCGAATACCTCTTTCGAGGAAGTTACTGTTGCACCTCTTCGCGTAATCGGgttatgctactacttaacttcattgccacgtcgatgtgtgaccctactgcagccgcataatgaatggtactcactaccttattaccctccgttctttccctcgtgagtgaagatccccttctggttcctacacctccaccaacgcgcgatgcttcattattattattattactccccatcaaatcttcatctaatgggaagtcttcagcgaagggatctgtaaagataattttaaataagcaccggagtgaacgtgtattataataataataataactgcaaaaactgcaataatagtaataataataataataataataataataataataataataataataatatattttacctggatcggagggtggtgaggatgattcatcatggcggttagaggcttggacattttcttgaatgacgtgacaatctgtgtgataacaaattcatgaataaggtgtgacataacatgaacgtggaggtttttatgtacatatataaacccgatgcccattgttagtctACAGTCCTACATTCAACATGTGgtagcgatcacatcatatacgtgaatagcatgcatgtataggt carries:
- the LOC135223139 gene encoding uncharacterized protein LOC135223139 is translated as MKLSADEVATQVRHHYYYGVGAPNSFIRKVKTGHDHEAGEEEEVAGDATTTTGSPQQCNPRSTSPPPTTEGNEQPGEDCHVIQENVQASNRHDESSSPPSDPDPFAEDFPLDEDLMGSNNNNNEASRVGGGVGTRRGSSLTRERTEGNKVVSTIHYAAAVGSHIDVAMKLSSSITRLREEVQQ